In Rutidosis leptorrhynchoides isolate AG116_Rl617_1_P2 chromosome 2, CSIRO_AGI_Rlap_v1, whole genome shotgun sequence, one genomic interval encodes:
- the LOC139894453 gene encoding zinc finger CCCH domain-containing protein 8-like isoform X1, translating to MANCGIEEIKNRFFYDLKRLFIGSKQVEVDAGDNVGTTESEQIDSSSVDSEKSVSDDRNMQHPIRPHAEDCSYFVRTGTCKFGPTCKFNHPVSIKTVVDGGNNKGKGVGSTSKGLSQIPCKFYQTGYCKNGESCKFNHCELEAENSPQMVLNAFGLPKRLGKTECSYYLRNGMCGFGVSCRFHHREPIVVRESEFYNPNYTCDPNYLYLLVPDMTPGSFVYVHQDGVVTGYQDYFEEPQCEQETNVENVEDYIVDSPKKETCVLNGVGLPIRPGKKACWNYMNLGLCKFGRACLYDHSKKCSSTDGSTSESLAAETHSP from the exons ATGGCTAATTGCGGAATTGAAGAAATCAAGAACAGATTCTTCTATGATTTGAAACGCCTTTTTATAGGTTCAAAACAAGTTGAAGTTGATGCAGGTGATAATGTAGGAACCACTGAATCAGAACAAATTGATAGTTCTTCTGTAGATTCTGAAAAATCGGTTTCTGATGATCGTAACATGCAACATCCGATTCGACCTCATGCTGAAGATTGTTCCTATTTTGTTCGAACTGGCACTTGCAAGTTTGGGCCCACCTGCAAGTTTAATCACCCTGTTTCTATAAAAACTGTG GTTGATGGGGGAAACAACAAAGGAAAGGGTGTTGGGAGTACTTCTAAGGGTTTGAGTCAGATTCCATGCAAG TTTTACCAGACAGGTTATTGCAAAAATGGAGAATCCTGTAAATTCAATCACTGTGAATTAGAGGCTGAAAACTCTCCCCAGATGGTACTCAATGCTTTTGGTCTCCCAAAAAGATTG GGTAAAACAGAATGTTCTTACTACCTGCGTAATGGTATGTGTGGCTTTGGTGTATCGTGTCGGTTTCACCACCGTGAACCAATCGTTGTTCGAGAATCTGAATTTTATAATCCAAACTATACATGTGATCCCAACTACCTGTACCTTTTAGTACCCGATATGACACCTGGCAGTTTCGTGTACGTGCATCAAGACGGTGTAGTGACTGGGTATCAG GACTACTTTGAGGAACCACAGTGCGAGCAAGAAACTAATGTTGAAAATGTTGAGGACTATATTGTGGATTCTCCTAAAAAAGAGACTTGTGTTCTTAATGGCGTTGGCCTGCCAATAAGACCC GGAAAGAAGGCATGCTGGAACTATATGAATTTAGGTCTATGTAAATTTGGCCGTGCTTGTTTGTACGACCACTCGAAGAAGTGTTCGTCAACAGACGGATCCACAAGTGAGTCTCTCGCTGCTG
- the LOC139894453 gene encoding zinc finger CCCH domain-containing protein 8-like isoform X2, with the protein MANCGIEEIKNRFFYDLKRLFIGSKQVEVDAGDNVGTTESEQIDSSSVDSEKSVSDDRNMQHPIRPHAEDCSYFVRTGTCKFGPTCKFNHPVSIKTVVDGGNNKGKGVGSTSKGLSQIPCKFYQTGYCKNGESCKFNHCELEAENSPQMVLNAFGLPKRLGKTECSYYLRNGMCGFGVSCRFHHREPIVVRESEFYNPNYTCDPNYLYLLVPDMTPGSFVYVHQDGVVTGYQDYFEEPQCEQETNVENVEDYIVDSPKKETCVLNGVGLPIRPGKKACWNYMNLGLCKFGRACLYDHSKKCSSTDGSTKTHSP; encoded by the exons ATGGCTAATTGCGGAATTGAAGAAATCAAGAACAGATTCTTCTATGATTTGAAACGCCTTTTTATAGGTTCAAAACAAGTTGAAGTTGATGCAGGTGATAATGTAGGAACCACTGAATCAGAACAAATTGATAGTTCTTCTGTAGATTCTGAAAAATCGGTTTCTGATGATCGTAACATGCAACATCCGATTCGACCTCATGCTGAAGATTGTTCCTATTTTGTTCGAACTGGCACTTGCAAGTTTGGGCCCACCTGCAAGTTTAATCACCCTGTTTCTATAAAAACTGTG GTTGATGGGGGAAACAACAAAGGAAAGGGTGTTGGGAGTACTTCTAAGGGTTTGAGTCAGATTCCATGCAAG TTTTACCAGACAGGTTATTGCAAAAATGGAGAATCCTGTAAATTCAATCACTGTGAATTAGAGGCTGAAAACTCTCCCCAGATGGTACTCAATGCTTTTGGTCTCCCAAAAAGATTG GGTAAAACAGAATGTTCTTACTACCTGCGTAATGGTATGTGTGGCTTTGGTGTATCGTGTCGGTTTCACCACCGTGAACCAATCGTTGTTCGAGAATCTGAATTTTATAATCCAAACTATACATGTGATCCCAACTACCTGTACCTTTTAGTACCCGATATGACACCTGGCAGTTTCGTGTACGTGCATCAAGACGGTGTAGTGACTGGGTATCAG GACTACTTTGAGGAACCACAGTGCGAGCAAGAAACTAATGTTGAAAATGTTGAGGACTATATTGTGGATTCTCCTAAAAAAGAGACTTGTGTTCTTAATGGCGTTGGCCTGCCAATAAGACCC GGAAAGAAGGCATGCTGGAACTATATGAATTTAGGTCTATGTAAATTTGGCCGTGCTTGTTTGTACGACCACTCGAAGAAGTGTTCGTCAACAGACGGATCCACAA